DNA from Macadamia integrifolia cultivar HAES 741 chromosome 12, SCU_Mint_v3, whole genome shotgun sequence:
ACATGTTGCAAGTCGAAGCACCCGTTCAAGAAAGACACATGGAGAACTCAAGGGTAAAGCAAATAACTAGGCCAAATACTCTTATTAAatcaaatagaaattaaaatttacaACAGAACTTAATACATAAAAACGAAACCGTTTTATAACACCAGCAACACCCACAACAATAAGAAACACCAAGATAAACTCAATACACATATTCTGTGCACAAACTACACTGATTTCGGATATGCAACCCACCAACATATCTCATGGAACTGAAGGTATATGTAAAATAACCCCACCCAGAAACAATAAGCTCCACAACTCAATATTTGAGTAAGAAACAAGATTCTCCTATGTATCATAATTCATAACATGGTTAATTGTGAAGCACCATCTCCCCTACACACCTTATATGTGATCAATAATCAGGATAATGTTACCAGTTGTAAGAAAGATTATGCTCTGCTGTAAGAAACAAGATTCTCCTCTGTATCATAATTCATAACATGATTAATTGTGAAGCACCATCTCCCCTACACACCTTATGTGTGATCACTAACCAGGATCACGTTACTGGATGTATGAAAGATTATGTTCTGCATGTGTCTCTGTGATGAGTAGTCACACATTAGTATCTACTAAGTATCACAACGACACTAGCACTCTATGCTAAGACCTTTGTAAAACAGTTGAGTAGTACCCTCTCTATCTCTCAAGcaatgttttaatatttttaacgTGGCAAGAGAATGTAAACAATGACCATGCATTATTCAGATGTATCCCCCAATGCTTTCATGGTTCCCAAGTTATTAACATTTATATTTTCTTCATAATCCTTAAATTCATTCAGAATCCATTAAAATTTTCTACTCAGCAGGGTTATATGACAAAATCATGCAATGTTCAGAGCAACAATAAGGGGGTGAAAGATAGAAACATAATGCACAGTCTAGTGTGTCCAATCATACGTCTTGCAAAGATCCATAAAGTTGACAAACACAGTCTTTTTTGTGCCTTCACGGAGTACTTGAGGTGGCCTCATCACCGTTCTACGTCTATCTCCTGCAAGCTCTGGATTATTTTCACGTAGGATGTTAAACACCCTGCCTAAAAGCTGCATCCATTAAAAATATGTAcatcaatgaacacaattaaaaaacatattccTTAAACATAGAAATATAACCACTGGAAATTAACATCAAATCCTATTATTGCACAAAAGTAATTTCCCCCAAAACCATCAAACCCCACGCAAGTGAGAAGACAAATGATAATTCTGaacaataaataattaaagtGAGCTATAACAACATTTGCATGactcaaagaaagaaaaccaaggAAAAGAAATTGCTTAAGTTATAACTACTATATCTTAGAAGCCTAAAGTATCATAAACTTGATCAAAATCACAAGGTAGAAGATTAACCATTCAACAATTTGTAAACCCGAATATTAAATACAATGACATACAGAGGAGATCCTTCAAGAAAACGagtaacaatttgggtattgtAGATTTGAAAAAACACACCTCCTCATATTCATAATCTCTGTCACTTCCCTCCCAAGGATATTTTTGTCCAAGCAcaatcccttctccttcttcatcctCACCTACGTGGTCTAAATAcccaaaaacaaaggaaaaaaaatcatcaattcAACATAATATAACACCCCGACTTAAACATAGctgtaagaaattttggatctAGGGTTCACAAAACAGGTCTGCAATGAGAGCACAAACCATGCAAATCTTCTCCTGTGTCCCCAATTTCATCAATCAATGCATCAGTTTCCACCTGCAACAAAAGAATACCAGATGATAATTACCACTAGCTGTTTGGTAAGAGATTGGAGAACAAGGTGTTAAAATGTGATCATATTTGTGCTTCCAAGTTGAAACAAGCTGACTTAcaggtttcttcttctttttcttcatgcCAGAAAAAGTACTTTCAAGTCCATCAGACACTGCATGAAAAGAACACACTGAGTCTCCAAAATGAAGCATACAAATATAAAGGTAAGCTTTGGATTgtcaatttaaaagaaaaaaaaaataccagatAAACTTTCTGTTTTCTCAGCCAACTTATCCACAGAATCATCAGTAGCAGGATCTTGAATaaccactttcttcttcttcttttttttggtaggatcgAACGGGGCAAGCTGCGAAAGAGATTTATTCACAAACCACAGAAAGTGAATAACAACATGGCATACTAATCAGTCAATATTCACAACATGAATTCAAAAAGCATATCCAtgccccccccccaccccaccccaccccaccttaCCTTCTGTTTCTAGATAAATTATTACACCTAGATACACCAATTTAGCAACTAATCTGACATATAAAACTTTATGGTGTAACTTACGACATTCCAAAACCCAAGCACCCATGCCATAAAAAATACATTATTCTGATCCCCACTAGATTCCATAACAAACCTCAAACATATGACAACGATGTCATAGAATACACCATCATTGAATAATACAGATTAATATACTGCGTGGTAGATAAATGGATTTAAGCAAGGCACAACAGAACTTACTTCTGCCACTTCGTCCTTCACATCAACAGGAATTTCGTCAGTCATTGCTGCTCTAGATCCACATAAACGGCAAAGATAATAGTCAGAAACTAATGTTTTACTCAATTAGAGTAAAAcattagaaataaacacaagcaataaataactaaaacataagaaaaaaaccctaaatttcatAGGAACAGAAACAAACACAACGCTTGTCAGGACGAATAAcagaccctaaaccattaaTCTAAAAACCATATATAACACAAGACCAATAGTATAGCCTAGAGAAAAAGACACATCCACCGGAAAAACTGACCAATTCTCCCAAATCAAACGTATAGAAATGATCTAATGTGAAAAGGAACACGGAAATCGGAAGTTACACGAATATAAATCCAAGTATATTCACCAAAACTGTAAAATCAAGAGTAAAATACTATAATCAGTATAGAGCTGAAGCTAGAATAtttaatcaaaacaaaaaaacaaaaaacagaaaaaatttcAAGACTATAGCATACTCTTCACAGGTCGGCAACCCTAGTTTGGAggttcaaagaaagaaaaagaagaaagttgaACCTCAACAGAAAATCAAAGAAGATGTATACGAACTTTTAATAATACCTTAATTATGAAGATCAGATTCTTGTATTGCTCTGCTATTTCTGTGCTTTgctttgcttctctctctctctctctctctctcactctcttggAAGCTGGATAATCGCAGCGGACAGCGAGGTTCGGTGCTTTTAATAGACTTTTTACTGTGATGGGCCGAACCGACATGCGTCGGAGCCCACCCACTGCCGTCTCCCGATTCTTAGAAATTTCCCCCACTTAAATTTACCACGTCAGACATCAATGTAACACAGGTGCACAATTAGGTTTACTCAAATTTGCCACATCAGACATCCATGTAACACAACTACGTTTACCCATTGATGGAATCCATATGATTGTGCTTGGTCACAAAACCATTTATCATCCATTTAAATAGAATAGACCAACTCAGTGCACAAGACTTCTGTTATTGTGGGGTTTTGGAGGGGCAATCGGGTGAATGTATGCAGTCTTACCTTTGCTTTGTAGAAGAAACTATTTCTAAGTTTTGAATCTGCGATCAATATATTGCAGTAACAAAATCAACATAGCCGAAGATGATTTCTCTTTCCCCTTCAAGTTTACCTACTACGATACCAGAGTGAATATGATCTCCAGTGAACATATGTAACACTTTGGCTGCTACATGAACAACATATTACAAAACCATTCACCACCCATTTGTTCTCAGCTTATTATTGAATATTGACGATGATTTCTCTCTCATTTCATCATCGGCCATCTACACAAAGAAGCCATATTGGggagtcccaagtcccaaccaaGAAGGTTATGTAATTCAAAGAATTGTGAAGAAATGAACACCATTACCATCTcataagaagaagatgaaaaaaaatccGTTCTCATTCAATTATAAAGTGAGTGACAAGGTAGTTGACAGTTCTCTCTACAAATTAAAACTCCAATGGTAAGTTTTGTTGATCCTCGTGTGATCTGGCGGCGGTTTACAAATTTTTcgtttgg
Protein-coding regions in this window:
- the LOC122057572 gene encoding eukaryotic translation initiation factor 2 subunit beta-like, yielding MTDEIPVDVKDEVAELAPFDPTKKKKKKKVVIQDPATDDSVDKLAEKTESLSVSDGLESTFSGMKKKKKKPVETDALIDEIGDTGEDLHDHVGEDEEGEGIVLGQKYPWEGSDRDYEYEELLGRVFNILRENNPELAGDRRRTVMRPPQVLREGTKKTVFVNFMDLCKTMHRQPEHVMNFLLAEMGTSGSLDGQQRLVIKGRFAPKNFEGILRRYVNEYVICNGCKSPDTILSKENRLFFLRCEQCGSGRSVAPIKAGFVARVGRRKAGT